A stretch of Gouania willdenowi chromosome 21, fGouWil2.1, whole genome shotgun sequence DNA encodes these proteins:
- the prmt2 gene encoding protein arginine N-methyltransferase 2 isoform X2, translated as MDSEEDGEDYLPVKDYVALADFSGDGKDQLRFLCGDRLLVHAKLSAEWWWAELRGVRGYVPASYLREGEAPEAEEEPEDPWQDEEYFGNYGTLKLHLEMLSDKSRTEAYRQVILGNRAFLKNKVVMDLGCGTGIISLFCAQLAQPSTVYAVEASSMANYTRQLVKQNGFEDTITVLQGRIEEIQLPQQVDVLVSEWMGNCLLFEFMVESVVLSRDRWLRDGGVMWPSSAALSLVPCQADTYYSENMSFWDRPYGLDFTPLQLLAQQEFFTKPKFSHIIEPKDCLAPPCDVLFLDMYTLQVRDLEELKGHFHFCVEKSGTFHGFTAWFTVYFESLEAGDTTVELNTGPNAEQKQLPGINMQKSKTHQRDQQTPL; from the exons ATGGACTCAGAGGAGGACGGTGAAGATTATCTTCCTGTGAAAGATTATGTCGCACTGGCTGATTTCAGTGGAGACGGAAAGGATCAG CTCCGCTTTCTCTGCGGTGACAGGCTGCTCGTACACGCCAAGCTCTCAGCGGAGTGGTGGTGGGCCGAGCTACGGGGGGTTAGAGGTTATGTCCCGGCCAGTTACCTACGAGAGGGCGAGGCCCCGGAGGCCGAAGAAGAGCCGGAGGACCCATGGCAGGATGAAGAATACTTTGGCAACTATGGGACACTG AAGCTTCATTTGGAGATGCTGTCAGATAAGAGTCGCACTGAGGCGTATCGGCAGGTCATTCTGGGCAACAGAGCCTTTCTGAAGAACAAAGTGGTGATGGACCTCGGCTGTGGGACCGGCATCATCAGCCTGTTCTGTGCTCAGCTGGCACAACCTTCAACG GTGTATGCAGTGGAAGCCAGCTCCATGGCTAACTACACCAGGCAGCTGGTAAAGCAGAACGGTTTCGAGGACACCATAACGGTGCTCCAGGGGCGAATTGAGGAGATCCAACTCCCACAGCAGGTGGATGTCCTGGTGTCGGAGTGGATGGGAAACTGTCTCCTG tttGAGTTCATGGTGGAGTCTGTTGTGCTGTCGAGGGACCGCTGGCTTAGGGATGGGGGAGTGATGTGGCCCTCCTCTGCTGCCCTCAGTCTGGTGCCCTGTCAGGCTGACACTTATTACTCTGAGAATATGTCTTTCTGGGATCGTCCCTATGGCCTGGACTTCACCCCTCTGCA GCTTTTAGCGCAGCAGGAGTTCTTCACTAAACCCAAGTTCAGTCACATCATTGAGCCAAAAGATTGCCTCGCCCCTCCCTGTGACGTCCTCTTCCTGGACATGTACACTCTGCAAGTGAGAGACCTCGAG GAATTAAAGGGTCACTTTCACTTCTGTGTGGAAAAGTCTGGAACTTTCCACGGATTCACTGCATGGTTCACTGTTTACTTTGAGAGCCTGGAAGCAGGAGACACGACAGTGGAGCTGAACACGGGGCCGAATGCAGA acaaaaacaacttcCTGGAATTAATATGCAGAagtcaaaaacacatcaaagagatcagcagacacctctgtaG
- the prmt2 gene encoding protein arginine N-methyltransferase 2 isoform X1: MDSEEDGEDYLPVKDYVALADFSGDGKDQLRFLCGDRLLVHAKLSAEWWWAELRGVRGYVPASYLREGEAPEAEEEPEDPWQDEEYFGNYGTLKLHLEMLSDKSRTEAYRQVILGNRAFLKNKVVMDLGCGTGIISLFCAQLAQPSTVYAVEASSMANYTRQLVKQNGFEDTITVLQGRIEEIQLPQQVDVLVSEWMGNCLLFEFMVESVVLSRDRWLRDGGVMWPSSAALSLVPCQADTYYSENMSFWDRPYGLDFTPLQLLAQQEFFTKPKFSHIIEPKDCLAPPCDVLFLDMYTLQVRDLEELKGHFHFCVEKSGTFHGFTAWFTVYFESLEAGDTTVELNTGPNAEPTHWKQTLFMLDTPVSVCAGDSISGDITVHRNHTWRRHMTVTFEWTIKTSTEDSYSCQVGKKSFPMWR, translated from the exons ATGGACTCAGAGGAGGACGGTGAAGATTATCTTCCTGTGAAAGATTATGTCGCACTGGCTGATTTCAGTGGAGACGGAAAGGATCAG CTCCGCTTTCTCTGCGGTGACAGGCTGCTCGTACACGCCAAGCTCTCAGCGGAGTGGTGGTGGGCCGAGCTACGGGGGGTTAGAGGTTATGTCCCGGCCAGTTACCTACGAGAGGGCGAGGCCCCGGAGGCCGAAGAAGAGCCGGAGGACCCATGGCAGGATGAAGAATACTTTGGCAACTATGGGACACTG AAGCTTCATTTGGAGATGCTGTCAGATAAGAGTCGCACTGAGGCGTATCGGCAGGTCATTCTGGGCAACAGAGCCTTTCTGAAGAACAAAGTGGTGATGGACCTCGGCTGTGGGACCGGCATCATCAGCCTGTTCTGTGCTCAGCTGGCACAACCTTCAACG GTGTATGCAGTGGAAGCCAGCTCCATGGCTAACTACACCAGGCAGCTGGTAAAGCAGAACGGTTTCGAGGACACCATAACGGTGCTCCAGGGGCGAATTGAGGAGATCCAACTCCCACAGCAGGTGGATGTCCTGGTGTCGGAGTGGATGGGAAACTGTCTCCTG tttGAGTTCATGGTGGAGTCTGTTGTGCTGTCGAGGGACCGCTGGCTTAGGGATGGGGGAGTGATGTGGCCCTCCTCTGCTGCCCTCAGTCTGGTGCCCTGTCAGGCTGACACTTATTACTCTGAGAATATGTCTTTCTGGGATCGTCCCTATGGCCTGGACTTCACCCCTCTGCA GCTTTTAGCGCAGCAGGAGTTCTTCACTAAACCCAAGTTCAGTCACATCATTGAGCCAAAAGATTGCCTCGCCCCTCCCTGTGACGTCCTCTTCCTGGACATGTACACTCTGCAAGTGAGAGACCTCGAG GAATTAAAGGGTCACTTTCACTTCTGTGTGGAAAAGTCTGGAACTTTCCACGGATTCACTGCATGGTTCACTGTTTACTTTGAGAGCCTGGAAGCAGGAGACACGACAGTGGAGCTGAACACGGGGCCGAATGCAGA GCCAACACACTGGAAACAGACTCTGTTTATGCTCGACACGCCTGTCAGCGTCTGTGCCGGAGATTCCATCAGTGgagacatcacagtgcacagaAACCACACCTGGAGACGTCACATGACCGTGACCTTTGAGTGGACCATTAAAACCAGTACAGAGGACTCATACAGCTGCCAG GTAGGAAAAAAGAGTTTCCCAATGTGGAGGTGA
- the ercc1 gene encoding DNA excision repair protein ERCC-1 encodes MKKRFNINLDEPAFTKERTPPKPLFQPSTKGGTETSTSEPVPDQSLSYAQYIVQGKGASADSRTQGPKPPCSGGSGGGIVTAVEQPSVTAHCETVQDFRTAATSENLPHEVSSSSSKETNQDGTVDKQEVCGPIPAQITRLVGSGSSIVVSPRQRGNPILKFVRSVPWEFGDVVPDYVLGQTTCALFLSLRYHNLNPNYIHDRLKQLGNTFTLRVLLVQVDMKDPHHVLKELARICIMADCTLILAWSPEEAGRYLETYKSYEKKPADLLKEQVEKDYQSKVTDCLTTVKSINKTDAITLLSTFSSVDGIISASKEDLVLCPGLGPQKAKRLFDVLHKPFLKSKTNDS; translated from the exons ATGAAGAAAAGATTTAACATTAACTTGGACGAGCCAGCTTTCACCAAAGAAAGAACACCG ccCAAGCCGCTCTTTCAGCCTTCTACTAAAGGTGGAACAGAAACCTCCACATCGGAGCCAGTCCCGGACCAGTCGCTGTCCTACGCCCAGTACATCGTCCAGGGTAAAGGGGCCTCTGCTGACTCTCGGACACAGGGACCCAAGCCTCCATGCAGCGGGGGCTCAGGAGGAGGTATTGTTACTGCTGTGGAGCAACCGTCTGTCACAGCTCATTGTGAAACAGTTCAGGACTTCAGAACTGCAGCAACATCCGAGAATCTTCCCCATGAGGttagcagcagtagtagtaagGAGACAAACCAGGATGGGACGGTGGATAAACAGGAGGTCTGCGGCCCGATCCCTGCTCAGATTACCAGACTGGTTGGGTCTGGGAGCAGCATTGTTGTCAGTCCTCGGCAG AGGGGAAATCCTATTTTGAAGTTTGTGAGGAGCGTCCCGTGGGAGTTTGGAGATGTCGTGCCTGATTATGTGTTGGGGCAGACGACCTGTGCTCTCTTCCtcag TCTACGGTATCATAACTTGAACCCAAACTACATCCACGACCGCTTGAAGCAGCTGGGGAACACTTTCACGCTGCGAGTGCTACTAGTTCAAGTTGACATG AAAGATCCTCATCACGTGTTGAAGGAGCTGGCCCGTATCTGTATCATGGCTGACTGCACTCTCATCTTAGCTTGGAG CCCAGAAGAGGCTGGACGTTACCTGGAAACATACAAGTCCTATGAAAAGAAACCAGCTGACCTCCTGAAGGAACAAGTGGAAAAAGACTATCAGTCAAAG GTTACAGATTGCCTGACAACTGTCAAGTCTATAAACAAAACCGATGCCATTACTTTGCTTTCCACTTTCTCG tcaGTAGATGGAATCATTAGTGCCTCAAAGGAAGACCTGGTCCTTTGTCCAGGCCTCGGACCACAGAAG GCAAAGCGGCTGTTTGATGTGTTGCACAAGCCTTTCCTCAAATCCAAGACAAATGACAGCTGA
- the LOC114454661 gene encoding gastrula zinc finger protein XlCGF7.1-like, which translates to MLDKQQQPGHCSECGCSFTPLQQSDPAENPSTCPSCQAGSSSPTYVPRPHLDPHSCSVCSKTFISSAHLDLHLASHNKERKFQCSTCGKFFHQSSHLMAHKLIHIGDRPFKCLDCGKRFGRASHLKTHRRLHTGEKPFQCKYCEKAFTQKAGLQAHIRLHTEDKTYTCENCGAGFRSMSVLLSHKAQEASGEAKPASSPAPPHTQPPNEDLKCGVCCRSFVRSSYIRLHIRLNKGQRPYHCKVCNKTFVKLDTFVNHCDKHLREKKKKLEEAKVVKPPLFIPISKILLPESSPPELKTRSKAKAKSKNGL; encoded by the coding sequence ATGTTGGACAAACAGCAGCAGCCTGGCCACTGCTCAGAGTGTGGGTGCAGCTTCACCCCCCTACAGCAGTCAGACCCAGCAGAAAACCCCTCCACGTGCCCATCCTGCCAGGCTGGCAGCAGCAGCCCCACCTATGTTCCAAGGCCACATCTGGACCCTCACAGCTGCAGCGTGTGCAGCAAGACCTTCATCTCCTCGGCCCACCTGGATCTTCATCTGGCCTCCCACAACAAGGAGAGGAAGTTCCAATGCAGCACGTGTGGCAAATTCTTCCACCAGTCCTCTCACCTGATGGCGCACAAACTCATCCACATCGGGGACCGGCCCTTCAAATGCTTGGACTGTGGCAAGAGGTTCGGCCGCGCTTCACATCTGAAGACCCATCGTCGGCTCCACACGGGCGAGAAGCCCTTCCAGTGCAAATACTGCGAGAAGGCGTTCACGCAGAAGGCTGGGCTCCAGGCACACATCCGCCTGCACACCGAGGACAAGACCTACACGTGTGAGAACTGCGGGGCAGGTTTTCGCTCCATGTCCGTCCTCCTGTCCCACAAAGCTCAGGAGGCCTCTGGTGAAGCCAAACCAGCCTCCAGCCCGGCACCCCCCCACACCCAACCCCCAAACGAGGATCTTAAGTGCGGCGTGTGTTGCCGTTCTTTCGTCAGATCGTCATACATCAGGCTACACATCCGCCTCAACAAAGGTCAGCGACCCTATCACTGCAAAGTGTGCAACAAGACTTTCGTCAAGCTCGACACTTTCGTCAACCACTGTGACAAACACTTAagggagaaaaagaaaaaactggaAGAGGCTAAAGTTGTAAAGCCGCCACTTTTTATTCCAATCTCCAAGATTCTTCTACCCGAGTCCTCACCCCCCGAGCTGAAAACACGCTCCAAGGCAAAAGCCAAGAGTAAAAATGGCCTGTGA